One stretch of Legionella birminghamensis DNA includes these proteins:
- the cphA gene encoding cyanophycin synthetase, producing the protein MDILNLRVLRGPNYWSNTRKKLILMKLDLKEFEELPSNAIPGFNDNLKKLLPSLYNHFCSETSEGGFFKRLDDGTWLGHVIEHVALELQWLAGMPCGYGRTRSTHQKGIYHVVFAYEIESAGLYAAKAAVELVTVLAHQRPYTLVEHHLEQLREIHQQEGFGPSTQSLVNEARKRNIPYTRLDDSSTIMFGYGCHQKLICATVTGLTSSIGVDNAADKERTKQLLANDYIPVPRGVIIDDMASLKEAIEKVGYPCVIKPVDGNHGRGITTNIQNKEKAQAAFQLAAEISERIIVEQFISGHDFRFLVVNHKVIAVAKRTPAMIVGTGTASIQQLIDAVNQDPNRGEHHEKFLTTIKLDASTLAILEENGLDLNSVLPAGKVLYLKHTANLSTGGTAIDVTSIVHPETLFIAERVSRIMHLDICGIDIVAENISLPLKENNGAIIEVNSGPGFRMHLSPECGKTRNVARPVIDMLFPPGSESRIPLVAITGTNGKTTTARLIAYFARKAGRHVGLTSTEGIYINEQEVYRGDCSGPFSARVILRDPLVDYAVLECARGGILREGLGFDHCSISIVTNVSEDHLGLDEIHTLEELAQVKEVVPRSTIKTGYAILNADDDRVYQMKEAVESSVALFSMQDDNPRIEKHCREGGLAIYLSNGFIVLQDADKKTQIAHVSKIPLTFGGKAAGMIQNILSAVLAAHISRFSIENIAAWLHEFQPSPENLPGRMNLFAFENYRILVDYGHNAAAFEHLEGYIVQQPATRKIGIIAATGDRKASDIRKIGAYACRMFDEIIIRHDVDGRGRSNEELTALLLEGIEQTEGFDSRQVKIISNEMEALHHVLREAVPGSFIFYFPEDVMTAIAYLKKLQAGVRATTMAVS; encoded by the coding sequence ATGGATATTTTAAACCTGAGAGTTTTGCGTGGGCCTAATTATTGGTCAAACACCAGAAAAAAACTAATTCTCATGAAACTGGATCTGAAGGAATTTGAAGAGCTTCCAAGCAATGCGATTCCCGGATTTAACGATAATTTAAAAAAATTACTTCCTTCCTTATATAACCATTTTTGTTCTGAAACCAGCGAGGGTGGATTTTTCAAAAGGCTGGATGATGGAACCTGGTTAGGTCATGTCATCGAGCATGTAGCCCTGGAGCTCCAGTGGCTGGCAGGCATGCCCTGCGGCTATGGTAGAACACGTTCGACTCATCAAAAAGGGATTTATCATGTGGTATTTGCCTACGAGATTGAAAGCGCAGGCCTTTATGCGGCGAAAGCAGCAGTGGAACTGGTAACGGTTTTAGCTCATCAGCGCCCCTACACACTCGTGGAACATCATTTGGAGCAATTAAGGGAAATCCATCAGCAGGAAGGTTTTGGCCCCAGTACCCAATCCCTGGTAAATGAAGCCCGTAAACGCAATATTCCTTACACCCGGCTGGATGACTCCTCCACGATTATGTTTGGTTATGGCTGCCATCAGAAGTTAATATGCGCAACGGTTACCGGCTTGACCAGCAGTATTGGAGTGGATAATGCGGCAGATAAAGAAAGAACCAAGCAGTTACTGGCAAATGATTATATCCCGGTTCCCCGCGGTGTAATAATTGACGATATGGCTTCCTTGAAAGAGGCGATCGAAAAGGTAGGTTATCCCTGTGTAATCAAACCAGTTGATGGTAATCATGGACGAGGAATTACAACCAATATTCAGAATAAAGAAAAAGCGCAAGCTGCTTTTCAGTTAGCTGCAGAAATTTCCGAGAGGATTATTGTAGAACAATTTATTAGTGGTCACGATTTCCGTTTCCTGGTGGTTAACCATAAGGTTATTGCAGTCGCTAAACGCACCCCGGCCATGATTGTAGGAACGGGTACTGCAAGCATACAGCAGCTCATTGATGCGGTAAACCAGGATCCTAACCGCGGGGAACATCATGAAAAGTTCCTGACAACTATCAAGCTGGATGCAAGCACCTTGGCTATTCTGGAAGAAAACGGCCTTGATTTAAATTCTGTTTTACCTGCGGGCAAAGTCCTTTACCTCAAACATACCGCGAATTTAAGTACTGGCGGCACTGCAATTGATGTGACCAGCATTGTTCATCCAGAAACCCTGTTCATAGCTGAACGCGTATCGCGCATTATGCACCTGGACATTTGCGGTATCGACATAGTTGCCGAAAATATCAGTTTACCCTTGAAAGAAAATAATGGTGCCATTATTGAAGTCAATTCAGGGCCCGGTTTCCGTATGCATCTTTCTCCAGAATGCGGTAAGACGCGAAATGTTGCGCGTCCGGTGATTGATATGCTGTTTCCACCTGGAAGCGAGTCACGAATACCGCTGGTGGCTATCACCGGAACCAATGGTAAAACAACCACTGCAAGACTAATTGCCTATTTTGCACGAAAAGCCGGACGCCATGTCGGTTTAACCTCCACTGAAGGAATTTATATCAACGAACAGGAGGTGTACCGAGGCGATTGCAGCGGGCCATTCAGCGCCAGGGTTATTCTTCGTGATCCCCTGGTCGATTATGCTGTGCTGGAATGCGCAAGAGGCGGTATCTTACGTGAAGGGCTGGGTTTCGATCACTGTAGTATCAGCATTGTAACCAATGTATCGGAAGATCATCTTGGCCTTGATGAGATTCATACCCTTGAGGAGCTTGCACAGGTGAAGGAGGTTGTGCCACGCAGCACAATAAAAACAGGCTATGCCATTTTGAATGCGGATGACGACCGGGTTTATCAGATGAAGGAGGCCGTCGAATCTTCAGTCGCATTGTTTAGTATGCAGGACGACAATCCTCGCATTGAAAAGCATTGCCGGGAAGGCGGTTTGGCAATCTACCTTTCTAATGGGTTTATTGTATTGCAAGATGCTGATAAAAAAACGCAAATAGCGCATGTGTCTAAAATTCCGCTCACTTTTGGTGGAAAGGCCGCAGGGATGATCCAAAATATCCTGTCCGCAGTTCTGGCCGCCCATATTTCCCGTTTTAGTATCGAGAATATCGCGGCCTGGCTTCATGAGTTTCAACCCTCTCCGGAAAACCTTCCTGGCCGCATGAATCTCTTTGCATTTGAAAATTATCGCATCCTGGTGGACTATGGGCACAATGCGGCTGCCTTTGAACATCTGGAAGGTTATATTGTCCAGCAGCCAGCGACCCGCAAAATCGGAATTATCGCCGCAACGGGCGATCGAAAGGCCTCGGATATTCGCAAGATAGGCGCCTATGCCTGCAGAATGTTTGATGAAATTATTATCCGGCATGATGTGGATGGCAGAGGACGCAGTAATGAAGAGTTGACAGCACTCCTTCTTGAGGGGATAGAGCAGACGGAAGGTTTTGATTCCAGACAGGTGAAAATTATATCCAATGAAATGGAGGCACTTCATCACGTTTTACGGGAAGCAGTTCCTGGTTCCTTCATTTTTTATTTTCCAGAGGATGTAATGACTGCTATTGCCTATCTTAAGAAATTGCAAGCAGGCGTTCGTGCTACGACAATGGCTGTCAGTTAG
- a CDS encoding cyanophycinase translates to MLAKGKMLIIGGAEDVGDKEPPFPPKDTGELQRYEILRELFNASKNKKIEIITSGSRFQEEVKERYQRAFHDIGYKAPGFIHIEDKMEARDKHYLARVEAADAVFFTGGDQFRLATILGGTNLIDFIRQRYIEDRHFIVAGTSAGAMVMSSIMITAGGLAEALIEQDLKTSSGLAFIQNCIIDTHFIKRGRFARLAHAIIINPDQLGVGLGEDTALIIKNGSEAECRGSGMVVIIDGKHIRQTNITAVRDNEPVYVENLKVHLLVKGCRFSIKTRKLYNPTKVASKRGNKDE, encoded by the coding sequence ATGCTTGCAAAAGGTAAGATGCTTATTATCGGGGGAGCGGAAGACGTTGGCGATAAAGAACCCCCATTCCCGCCTAAAGATACCGGGGAGTTGCAGCGTTACGAAATTCTCCGGGAATTATTCAATGCCTCGAAAAATAAAAAAATAGAAATTATTACTTCAGGCAGTCGTTTTCAGGAAGAGGTTAAAGAGCGCTATCAAAGGGCATTCCACGATATAGGCTATAAAGCCCCTGGTTTTATCCATATTGAGGATAAAATGGAGGCGAGGGATAAGCACTATTTAGCCCGTGTAGAAGCAGCGGATGCCGTGTTTTTTACTGGTGGTGATCAGTTCAGATTGGCAACCATTTTAGGGGGTACCAATCTCATCGATTTCATCAGGCAGCGCTATATCGAGGATCGGCATTTTATCGTTGCAGGAACGAGTGCAGGGGCCATGGTCATGTCATCAATAATGATCACCGCCGGGGGGCTGGCAGAGGCGTTAATTGAGCAGGATTTAAAAACATCCTCCGGCCTCGCCTTTATTCAAAATTGCATTATAGATACGCATTTTATTAAACGCGGCCGTTTTGCCCGTCTCGCCCATGCGATTATCATCAACCCTGATCAGCTTGGGGTAGGTTTGGGGGAAGATACGGCATTAATTATAAAAAATGGTTCAGAGGCCGAATGCCGCGGTTCGGGAATGGTTGTTATTATTGACGGCAAGCATATCCGGCAAACCAATATTACCGCTGTGCGTGATAATGAGCCTGTTTATGTGGAAAACCTGAAAGTCCATCTGCTGGTAAAAGGCTGTCGGTTCTCAATAAAAACCCGTAAGCTTTATAACCCAACCAAAGTTGCGTCTAAAAGAGGAAACAAGGATGAATAA
- a CDS encoding isoaspartyl peptidase/L-asparaginase family protein — translation MNKIAMAIHGGASEATELLRSHLPEYEESLKVALYRGYDVLQQGGSALDAVEASVRQLEDDPLFNAGRGSVLNSEGQVEMDASIMDGHILDAGAVSMVQEVKNPISLARKIMTQTHHVFLSGYGALAVAKLNDLELKSKDYFVTEYQYGQYLEASKRESTDDIFDKKIKGTVGAVALDAQGNLAAATSTGGTGNCLPGRVGDSCMIGAGCFADNKSCAVSGTGEGEALITQVVAHTIAMLMELNQWSLEQACDYVIHQRNIARREMGVIAINGKGEIHCAFNTEIMKRAWIGSDTPLQVKIY, via the coding sequence ATGAATAAGATTGCCATGGCCATTCACGGAGGGGCCAGTGAAGCGACCGAATTGCTAAGAAGTCATTTACCGGAATATGAGGAGAGTCTTAAAGTGGCTTTGTATAGGGGATATGACGTGCTGCAGCAGGGAGGTTCTGCACTGGATGCAGTAGAAGCGTCTGTTCGGCAATTGGAAGACGATCCTTTGTTTAACGCTGGCAGAGGCTCGGTCCTTAACAGTGAAGGACAGGTGGAAATGGACGCGTCAATAATGGACGGGCATATCCTCGATGCCGGTGCTGTGTCCATGGTGCAGGAAGTAAAAAACCCAATTTCGCTTGCAAGAAAAATCATGACGCAAACGCATCATGTTTTTCTCTCAGGTTACGGTGCCTTGGCGGTGGCCAAATTAAATGATCTTGAGCTTAAATCAAAGGATTATTTTGTTACCGAATACCAGTATGGGCAATATTTAGAGGCCTCCAAACGGGAAAGCACAGACGATATATTTGATAAAAAAATTAAAGGGACGGTAGGGGCTGTCGCTTTGGATGCCCAGGGCAATCTGGCTGCGGCAACCTCAACCGGCGGAACAGGGAATTGCTTGCCCGGGCGGGTAGGTGACAGTTGTATGATTGGCGCCGGATGTTTCGCCGATAATAAATCCTGCGCTGTTTCAGGCACTGGCGAAGGAGAGGCCTTGATTACGCAAGTCGTTGCGCATACGATTGCCATGTTAATGGAGCTAAATCAGTGGTCCCTTGAGCAAGCCTGTGATTATGTCATTCATCAACGAAATATTGCCCGAAGGGAAATGGGGGTCATTGCTATTAATGGCAAGGGCGAAATTCATTGCGCTTTTAATACTGAAATTATGAAACGTGCATGGATTGGCAGTGATACTCCCTTGCAAGTAAAAATTTATTAA
- a CDS encoding FAD-dependent oxidoreductase, with protein MLKVAVIGCGIAGPAAALFLKRLDAEVSIFDRVENLTPVGSGFLLQPAGLDVLNQLEIAQTLIPQGAPIAGLLGINHRQKVVLDLRYCDLVDYHFGLGIHRAVLYRELFAKMQASGVRIINPCEIVSLKQTPDSVYLHDNCGHMHGPFDCVVVADGSRSGLRQYLEVNIRVKPYEWGALWSIARDNEGQFNQTLEQIYRRTEIMAGILPIGFENQQLLLSFFWSMRKDYFPQWLNTPFGEWKKEVLGIWPALEPVFKQFNSHQQFALASYADASVYPWHDRRVVIIGDAAHGMSPQLGQGANLSLIDARTLYDCLSQFPLQEALSQYTQRRRSQLRYYQQASRFITPWFQSSHESMGILRDWFHGLFCKTPFLKQQMLRTLACMKTGYFSSLPLHSFTPLNKKK; from the coding sequence ATGTTAAAAGTTGCAGTAATTGGCTGCGGAATTGCAGGTCCCGCAGCGGCTCTTTTTTTAAAGCGACTGGATGCTGAAGTCAGTATTTTTGACAGGGTAGAAAACCTGACGCCAGTGGGGTCTGGTTTTTTATTGCAGCCGGCTGGACTTGATGTACTGAATCAACTGGAAATCGCGCAAACTCTCATTCCCCAAGGGGCGCCGATTGCCGGTCTTTTGGGTATTAACCATCGCCAGAAAGTGGTGTTGGATTTACGTTATTGTGATCTGGTCGATTATCATTTTGGCCTGGGGATTCATCGGGCAGTGCTTTACCGGGAATTGTTTGCCAAAATGCAAGCCTCCGGTGTCCGTATCATTAATCCCTGCGAGATTGTATCGCTAAAACAAACCCCGGACAGTGTCTATTTACATGACAATTGCGGACACATGCATGGCCCTTTTGATTGCGTCGTTGTTGCCGATGGCTCACGCTCAGGCTTAAGACAATACCTGGAGGTCAATATCAGGGTCAAACCCTATGAATGGGGAGCATTGTGGTCAATTGCCAGGGATAATGAGGGACAATTTAATCAGACGCTTGAGCAAATCTATCGGCGTACCGAAATCATGGCGGGAATCCTGCCGATTGGCTTTGAAAATCAGCAATTATTACTGAGTTTTTTCTGGAGCATGAGAAAAGACTACTTTCCGCAATGGCTTAATACACCATTTGGAGAATGGAAAAAAGAAGTATTAGGTATTTGGCCAGCCCTGGAGCCAGTATTTAAGCAGTTTAACAGCCACCAGCAGTTTGCTCTGGCTTCCTATGCGGATGCGAGCGTTTATCCCTGGCATGATCGGCGAGTAGTCATCATTGGCGATGCTGCGCATGGCATGAGCCCGCAATTAGGACAGGGGGCTAACCTGAGCCTGATTGATGCCAGAACACTTTATGATTGCCTCAGCCAATTTCCCCTGCAAGAAGCCTTGTCTCAGTATACTCAAAGGAGAAGGTCGCAGCTTCGTTATTATCAGCAAGCCAGCCGATTTATTACGCCGTGGTTTCAGTCCTCGCATGAGAGTATGGGGATCCTCAGAGACTGGTTTCATGGCCTTTTTTGCAAAACCCCTTTTTTAAAGCAGCAAATGCTGCGTACATTGGCGTGCATGAAAACAGGCTATTTCAGTTCTTTGCCGCTACACAGCTTTACACCACTTAATAAGAAAAAGTAG